From Falsiruegeria litorea R37, the proteins below share one genomic window:
- a CDS encoding DUF1330 domain-containing protein gives MAKGYWVAHVDVDDMETYKNYVAANAAPFAEYGAKFLVRGGEQQVREGHARARTVVLEFESYEKAIECYESIGYQAAKDIRDPVSTGDLVIVEGYTG, from the coding sequence ATGGCCAAAGGGTACTGGGTGGCGCATGTCGACGTGGACGACATGGAGACTTATAAGAACTATGTCGCGGCAAACGCCGCGCCGTTTGCGGAATATGGTGCCAAGTTTCTGGTGCGTGGCGGAGAGCAGCAAGTCCGCGAAGGTCACGCGCGGGCCCGTACCGTGGTGCTGGAATTCGAAAGCTATGAAAAGGCGATCGAGTGTTATGAGAGTATCGGCTATCAGGCAGCCAAGGACATTCGCGATCCGGTTTCAACCGGGGATCTGGTTATCGTCGAAGGCTATACCGGGTAG
- a CDS encoding CTP synthase: protein MARFIFITGGVVSSLGKGLASAALGSLLQARGYSVRLRKLDPYLNVDPGTMSPFEHGEVFVTDDGAETDLDLGHYERFTGVPARKTDSVSSGRIYSNVLEKERRGDYLGKTIQVVPHVTNEIKDFISIGEDEVDFMLCEIGGTVGDIEGLPFFEAIRQFSHDKPRGQCIFMHLTLLPYLAASGELKTKPTQHSVKELQSIGIAPDILVCRSEQPIPDKEREKIALFCNVRKEAVVAAYDLSSIYEAPLAYHEQGLDQAVLDAFNISPAPKPDLATWNDVKDRIHNTDGEVNVAIVGKYTQLEDAYKSIKEALTHGGMANRVKVNVSWVDAEVFDRSDAAPHLEGFHAILVPGGFGERGTEGKIKAAEFARTRKIPYLGICLGMQMAVIEAARNVAGIKTAGSEEFDHEAGEKRFEPVVYHLKEWVQGNHTVQRKADDDKGGTMRLGAYDAALADGSNVAEVYGSTQIEERHRHRYEVDIKYREKLEAAGLKFSGMSPDGRLPEIVEWADHPWFIGVQFHPELKSKPFAPHPLFADFVRAAKDTSRLV, encoded by the coding sequence ATGGCGCGTTTTATCTTCATCACTGGCGGTGTTGTATCTTCGCTTGGCAAGGGTCTGGCGTCCGCCGCCCTGGGATCGCTGCTGCAAGCACGTGGCTATTCGGTCCGCCTGCGCAAGCTGGACCCCTATCTGAACGTCGACCCCGGCACCATGTCGCCATTTGAGCACGGCGAGGTTTTCGTGACCGATGACGGCGCGGAAACCGACCTGGACCTGGGCCACTACGAGCGTTTCACTGGTGTGCCTGCCCGCAAAACCGACTCGGTGTCGTCGGGCCGGATCTATTCAAACGTGCTGGAAAAGGAACGCCGCGGCGACTACCTGGGCAAGACCATTCAAGTGGTTCCCCATGTCACCAACGAGATCAAGGACTTCATCTCGATCGGAGAGGATGAGGTCGATTTCATGCTGTGCGAGATCGGCGGCACCGTTGGCGACATCGAAGGCCTGCCGTTTTTCGAAGCCATCCGTCAGTTCAGCCACGACAAACCCCGCGGTCAGTGCATTTTCATGCACCTGACGCTGCTGCCCTATCTGGCGGCCTCGGGTGAGTTGAAAACGAAACCGACCCAACACTCGGTCAAGGAGCTGCAATCCATCGGCATAGCGCCCGACATCCTGGTCTGCCGCTCGGAACAGCCGATCCCGGACAAGGAACGCGAGAAAATCGCTTTGTTCTGTAACGTCCGGAAAGAGGCCGTAGTCGCGGCTTATGACCTGAGCTCGATCTATGAGGCACCGCTGGCTTATCACGAGCAGGGTCTGGATCAGGCCGTGCTCGATGCCTTCAACATCTCGCCCGCGCCCAAGCCCGATCTGGCGACCTGGAACGACGTCAAGGACCGCATCCACAACACCGATGGTGAAGTGAACGTGGCCATCGTCGGCAAGTACACCCAGCTCGAAGATGCCTATAAGTCGATCAAAGAGGCGCTGACCCATGGCGGGATGGCGAACCGGGTCAAGGTGAACGTGTCCTGGGTTGATGCCGAGGTATTCGACCGCAGCGACGCAGCCCCGCATCTGGAAGGCTTCCATGCCATTCTGGTGCCTGGTGGTTTTGGCGAGCGCGGCACCGAAGGCAAGATCAAGGCGGCCGAGTTCGCCCGTACCCGCAAGATCCCTTATCTGGGCATTTGTCTGGGCATGCAGATGGCGGTGATCGAAGCGGCTCGTAATGTGGCGGGCATCAAGACCGCTGGGTCCGAGGAATTCGACCACGAGGCGGGCGAGAAACGGTTCGAGCCGGTGGTCTATCACCTGAAAGAATGGGTTCAGGGCAACCACACGGTGCAGCGCAAAGCCGATGACGACAAGGGCGGCACCATGCGCTTGGGGGCCTATGACGCGGCACTGGCCGATGGGTCGAATGTGGCGGAAGTTTACGGATCGACCCAGATCGAAGAGCGTCACCGCCACCGCTATGAGGTCGACATCAAGTACCGCGAAAAGCTGGAAGCCGCCGGGTTGAAATTCTCGGGCATGTCACCAGACGGCCGTCTGCCCGAGATCGTGGAATGGGCTGACCATCCGTGGTTCATCGGCGTACAGTTCCACCCCGAGCTGAAATCCAAGCCCTTTGCGCCGCACCCCCTGTTTGCTGATTTTGTGCGCGCAGCCAAGGACACCTCGCGGTTGGTGTAA
- the secG gene encoding preprotein translocase subunit SecG has product MENVVLIIHLLLALGLIAVVLMQRSEGGGLGMGGGGGGAVSGRAAATALGKLTWILAAAFIVTSITLTILAAQKSAGSSVIDRLGVPAPASEQSTPDVPAGSDLLPPTQGDNAPLVPKAD; this is encoded by the coding sequence ATGGAAAACGTCGTCCTCATCATTCACCTTCTCCTGGCTCTTGGCCTGATCGCCGTCGTTCTGATGCAGCGGTCCGAGGGTGGAGGCCTGGGCATGGGCGGCGGTGGCGGCGGTGCCGTTTCGGGTCGCGCAGCGGCCACGGCACTTGGCAAGTTGACCTGGATTCTGGCGGCGGCCTTTATCGTGACTTCGATCACGCTGACCATTCTGGCCGCGCAAAAGTCCGCAGGCTCGTCGGTCATCGACCGTCTGGGCGTTCCGGCACCTGCATCCGAGCAGAGCACACCTGACGTTCCGGCAGGGTCCGACCTGTTGCCGCCCACACAAGGCGACAACGCACCGCTGGTTCCCAAAGCCGACTGA
- the nthA gene encoding nitrile hydratase subunit alpha: MPHDDHDHPHALLPPEPALRVKALETILTRKGLIDPAALDELIDTYENRIGPKNGARVVARAWADPEFKAALLADATPVVADLGYYGRQGEHMVVVENTPEQHNMVVCTLCSCYPWPLLGIPPGWYKSDAYRARAVREPRKVLADFGVTLPEGTSVRVWDSTAEVRYLVLPMRPEGTQGMTKDELAELVTRDSMIGTGLAEVPS, translated from the coding sequence ATGCCACATGATGACCACGACCACCCGCACGCCCTGTTGCCGCCCGAGCCCGCCTTGCGGGTCAAGGCGCTGGAAACGATTCTCACCCGCAAGGGGCTGATTGACCCTGCCGCGCTGGATGAGTTGATCGACACCTATGAGAACCGCATTGGTCCCAAGAACGGTGCGCGCGTTGTTGCGCGAGCCTGGGCGGACCCGGAGTTCAAGGCCGCGTTGCTGGCAGATGCCACACCGGTGGTGGCCGACCTGGGCTATTACGGGCGCCAGGGCGAACATATGGTGGTGGTCGAAAATACCCCTGAGCAGCACAATATGGTCGTGTGTACCTTGTGCAGCTGCTACCCGTGGCCGTTGCTTGGCATCCCGCCGGGCTGGTACAAATCCGACGCCTACCGCGCCCGCGCTGTGCGCGAGCCGCGCAAGGTGCTGGCGGATTTCGGCGTGACCCTGCCCGAAGGCACATCCGTGCGGGTTTGGGATTCGACGGCCGAGGTGCGCTATCTGGTGCTGCCGATGCGCCCCGAAGGCACGCAAGGAATGACCAAGGACGAACTGGCCGAACTGGTGACCCGTGACAGCATGATCGGCACCGGCCTGGCGGAGGTGCCGTCATGA
- the nthB gene encoding nitrile hydratase subunit beta yields the protein MTRVHDMGGRFGDGPVAPEGEDAPVFEKDWHARALAVTLASGALGKWNIDVSRHARERLSPKDYTRFSYYEKWISGLADLLVETGVLTLEDLKGEGEDTPHPLAHKAMTAEAVPGVLAKGGPADRPSNVAPAFVVGQAVRTARPAANRLVDGGHTRLPAYAQGAVGRVLLMHGAHVLPDSNAHGLGEAPEPLYAVVFPATELWADAESPDDEVVLDLWQSYLEPV from the coding sequence ATGACCCGCGTGCATGATATGGGCGGGCGATTTGGCGACGGACCCGTCGCGCCCGAGGGCGAAGACGCGCCAGTGTTTGAGAAGGACTGGCATGCACGGGCGCTGGCCGTGACGCTGGCCTCGGGCGCTTTGGGAAAATGGAACATCGACGTCTCGCGCCATGCGCGCGAGCGGTTGTCACCCAAGGATTACACGCGGTTCAGTTACTACGAGAAATGGATCTCGGGGCTTGCGGATCTGCTTGTGGAAACCGGCGTGCTGACGCTGGAGGACCTGAAGGGAGAGGGCGAGGATACCCCACACCCCCTGGCGCATAAGGCGATGACGGCCGAGGCGGTGCCGGGTGTCCTGGCCAAGGGCGGCCCGGCGGATCGTCCGTCGAATGTGGCTCCGGCCTTTGTCGTCGGGCAGGCGGTGCGTACGGCGCGTCCTGCCGCCAATCGGCTGGTGGACGGCGGACACACGCGCTTGCCTGCTTATGCTCAGGGAGCTGTTGGGCGTGTGCTGCTGATGCATGGCGCCCATGTTCTGCCCGACAGCAACGCGCACGGACTGGGAGAGGCCCCTGAGCCGCTCTATGCGGTGGTGTTCCCGGCAACCGAGCTTTGGGCCGACGCGGAAAGTCCCGACGATGAGGTCGTCTTGGATCTTTGGCAAAGCTATCTGGAGCCGGTATGA
- a CDS encoding nitrile hydratase accessory protein produces the protein MSDCVEFSAPEPVFAEPWHAQVFALTVHLNETGRFAWPDWAERFSATLKRHGLSRELDGGDDYFHAWLETLEAVLDEDGGASRGEVAPIKDAWEEAYLTTPHGAPVSLDG, from the coding sequence ATGAGCGATTGTGTCGAATTCAGTGCGCCCGAGCCGGTTTTTGCCGAGCCCTGGCATGCGCAGGTTTTTGCGCTGACGGTGCATCTGAACGAGACCGGGCGGTTTGCCTGGCCCGACTGGGCGGAACGGTTTTCTGCCACCTTGAAACGGCATGGATTGTCGCGCGAGTTGGATGGGGGCGATGATTACTTCCACGCCTGGCTTGAAACGCTGGAGGCGGTTCTGGACGAAGACGGCGGGGCGTCGAGGGGCGAGGTGGCCCCGATCAAGGACGCCTGGGAAGAGGCCTATCTGACCACGCCGCATGGGGCACCGGTGTCGCTGGACGGCTAG
- a CDS encoding HutD/Ves family protein, which produces MTRIIKAADLVPTPWKNGGGLTREIASHSNIDDIHWRLSIADVDRDGPFSCFPGLSRILTVIEGNGMTLHTDDATLSAQPHQPLAFAGDLPVTGRLIDGPVRNFNLIFDPQHVRPSVRLHQGPQTLNLAPADHAVHCLNGTVDLNGTTLNPGDTALITSGDIYMPDKTEIICVTL; this is translated from the coding sequence ATGACACGCATCATCAAGGCGGCAGATCTCGTGCCGACGCCGTGGAAAAATGGTGGTGGCCTCACACGCGAGATTGCCAGCCACTCGAACATCGATGACATACACTGGCGTCTGAGCATCGCAGATGTGGATCGGGACGGTCCATTTTCGTGTTTTCCGGGCCTTTCCAGGATTCTGACAGTGATAGAGGGGAACGGGATGACCCTGCACACGGATGACGCAACGCTGAGCGCGCAGCCTCATCAACCGCTGGCCTTTGCCGGGGATCTACCAGTGACCGGGCGCCTGATCGACGGGCCAGTCCGAAACTTCAACCTCATCTTCGATCCGCAGCATGTGAGACCGTCCGTCAGGCTTCACCAAGGGCCGCAAACACTGAACCTTGCGCCAGCAGATCATGCTGTTCACTGCCTCAACGGGACGGTCGATTTGAACGGAACCACCCTTAATCCCGGGGACACCGCGTTGATAACGAGTGGCGACATTTACATGCCAGACAAAACCGAAATTATCTGCGTGACGCTCTGA
- a CDS encoding DUF6524 family protein has translation MGMFLRWLFAFALLTLTYNPTDWNYVRWSIENYQAHLSVAVLMGLLLTIGYIIYIRATLRSIGGFGMILVMAVVAALLWVLYDFGLLQLDNKNVQVWLGILALSIVLGIGLSWSHVRRQLAGQSDVDDVDE, from the coding sequence ATGGGCATGTTTCTGCGATGGCTGTTTGCGTTCGCGCTGCTGACGCTGACCTATAATCCGACGGACTGGAACTATGTCCGCTGGAGCATTGAGAATTATCAGGCGCATTTGTCCGTGGCGGTCCTGATGGGGCTGCTCTTGACCATCGGTTACATCATCTACATCCGCGCCACCCTGCGCTCGATCGGCGGCTTTGGCATGATCCTTGTCATGGCCGTTGTCGCCGCATTGTTGTGGGTGCTTTATGATTTTGGCCTGCTGCAGCTGGATAACAAGAATGTGCAGGTCTGGCTGGGCATCCTGGCCCTGTCCATCGTTCTGGGAATCGGTCTAAGCTGGAGCCACGTCCGGCGCCAACTGGCCGGGCAGAGCGATGTGGACGATGTGGATGAGTAA
- a CDS encoding adenylosuccinate synthase, whose translation MANVVVVGAQWGDEGKGKIVDWLSERADVIARFQGGHNAGHTLVIDSKVYKLHALPSGVVRGGKLSVIGNGVVLDPWHLIKEIETVQAQGVEITPETLMIAENTPLILPIHGELDRAREEASSKGTKIGTTGRGIGPCYEDKVGRRAVRVADLADEATLEARVDRALQHHDPLRKGLGIEAVDRDALIAQLKEIAPKILPFAAPVWKVLNEKRKAGKRILFEGAQGALLDIDFGTYPFVTSSNVIAGQSATGVGIGPNSIDFVLGIVKAYTTRVGEGPFPTELHDDDGQRLGERGHEFGTTTGRKRRCGWFDAALLRQTCATSGVSGIALTKLDVLDGFETLKICVGYDLDGERLDYLPTAADQQARCTPIYEEMPGWSESTEGARSWAELPANAIKYVRRVEELIDCPVALLSTSPEREDTILVTDPFAD comes from the coding sequence ATGGCCAATGTCGTAGTAGTCGGCGCCCAGTGGGGCGACGAGGGTAAGGGCAAGATCGTGGATTGGCTCAGCGAACGCGCTGATGTGATCGCGCGATTCCAGGGCGGTCACAACGCCGGCCATACCCTTGTGATCGACAGCAAGGTCTACAAGCTGCACGCATTGCCATCCGGCGTTGTGCGCGGCGGCAAGCTGAGTGTGATCGGCAACGGTGTGGTGCTGGACCCCTGGCATCTGATCAAAGAGATCGAGACCGTGCAGGCGCAGGGTGTCGAGATCACGCCCGAGACGCTGATGATTGCCGAGAACACGCCGCTGATTCTGCCGATCCATGGCGAGTTGGACCGTGCGCGGGAAGAAGCGTCCTCCAAAGGCACCAAGATCGGCACCACCGGTCGCGGCATCGGCCCGTGCTACGAAGACAAAGTGGGCCGTCGTGCGGTGCGCGTGGCGGACCTCGCGGATGAAGCGACGCTTGAGGCGCGCGTTGACCGTGCGCTGCAGCACCATGATCCGCTGCGCAAAGGTCTGGGCATCGAGGCCGTGGATCGCGATGCGCTGATCGCGCAACTCAAGGAAATCGCGCCAAAAATCCTGCCGTTTGCGGCGCCGGTCTGGAAGGTGTTGAACGAGAAACGCAAAGCGGGCAAGCGGATCCTGTTTGAAGGGGCGCAAGGCGCACTCTTGGACATCGACTTTGGCACCTATCCGTTTGTGACCTCGTCCAACGTGATTGCAGGGCAATCGGCGACCGGCGTGGGCATCGGCCCGAACTCGATCGACTTTGTTCTGGGCATCGTCAAAGCCTATACCACCCGTGTAGGTGAAGGACCGTTCCCGACCGAGCTGCACGATGACGACGGTCAGCGCCTGGGTGAGCGCGGGCATGAATTCGGAACCACCACAGGCCGCAAGCGTCGCTGTGGTTGGTTTGATGCAGCCCTGTTGCGTCAGACCTGCGCGACCAGCGGCGTCAGTGGCATCGCGCTGACCAAGCTGGACGTGCTCGACGGGTTCGAGACACTGAAAATCTGCGTGGGTTACGATTTGGACGGCGAGCGTCTGGATTATCTGCCGACCGCAGCGGATCAGCAGGCGCGCTGCACACCGATCTACGAAGAAATGCCGGGCTGGAGCGAATCCACCGAAGGCGCGCGCAGCTGGGCCGAGCTGCCGGCAAACGCGATCAAATATGTGCGCCGCGTAGAAGAGTTGATCGACTGCCCTGTTGCGCTACTCTCTACCTCGCCCGAACGTGAGGACACCATTCTTGTCACGGACCCCTTTGCAGACTGA
- a CDS encoding DUF2842 domain-containing protein: MTDPNKPGLSYKARRRWALVILLLGMPIYIIMVVFILSLLNRPPIWLELLVYIGLGIAWVLPFKAVFRGVGQADPDAPDDRNT, from the coding sequence ATGACTGATCCAAATAAACCCGGACTAAGCTACAAGGCCCGCCGCCGGTGGGCTTTGGTCATCCTTTTGCTGGGGATGCCGATCTACATCATCATGGTGGTGTTCATCCTGAGCTTGCTGAATCGCCCACCGATCTGGTTGGAACTGCTGGTCTACATTGGTTTGGGGATTGCCTGGGTTTTGCCATTCAAGGCGGTGTTCCGCGGGGTTGGACAAGCTGATCCGGATGCACCGGATGATCGCAACACGTGA
- a CDS encoding thiamine diphosphokinase, which translates to MKPPIVEHSEPITLIGGGDVGENDLNLASSVAPTLVAADGGADLAVAQGHMPQAVIGDFDSVSDDVQRLVPPERLFPVREQETTDFDKALRHIHAPLVVGVGFLGGRVDHQLAVLNTLVRRAATPCVLLGAHEVLFHAPPRIELALDPGSVVSLFPLARVNGRSSGLEWPIDQLTFDPSGQIGTSNRSTGPVTLEMDQPGLLVMVPRGAFDLVMQAFRSTRHVPWPAHAG; encoded by the coding sequence ATGAAACCCCCTATTGTTGAGCATTCGGAACCAATCACGCTGATTGGCGGCGGGGATGTAGGTGAAAACGACCTTAACCTCGCCTCGTCGGTGGCGCCAACGCTTGTGGCAGCAGATGGAGGGGCCGACCTTGCGGTGGCGCAGGGGCACATGCCACAGGCGGTGATCGGGGATTTTGACTCTGTCTCGGATGACGTTCAGCGTCTGGTCCCACCCGAGCGGCTGTTTCCGGTACGAGAACAAGAGACCACGGATTTCGACAAGGCGTTGCGCCACATCCATGCACCGCTTGTGGTGGGTGTGGGGTTTTTGGGCGGGCGCGTCGATCATCAGTTGGCGGTGCTCAACACATTGGTACGCAGGGCCGCGACGCCTTGTGTCCTGTTGGGTGCGCATGAGGTTCTGTTTCACGCCCCCCCCCGGATTGAGCTGGCATTGGATCCAGGCAGCGTGGTGTCATTGTTTCCGTTGGCGCGCGTAAACGGGCGATCGTCGGGGCTGGAATGGCCGATTGATCAGCTGACGTTTGACCCCTCGGGGCAGATCGGCACGTCGAACCGAAGCACGGGGCCGGTGACGTTGGAAATGGATCAGCCGGGGCTGTTGGTCATGGTGCCACGTGGCGCCTTTGATCTGGTCATGCAGGCGTTTCGTTCAACTCGGCACGTGCCGTGGCCCGCTCACGCAGGATGA
- a CDS encoding DMT family transporter, producing MSHDRPVLGILLMLGFCVVAPMGDAVAKLLSGAIPLGELLLVRFAVQAAVLIPLVIVTRRPWRIRGRLLRLTALRTVLHIVGIGAMFTALQYLPLADAVAIAFVMPFIMLLLGKYVLDEEVGARRLGACIVGFIGTLLVIQPSFVEVGWPALLPLVVAIVFSLFMLVTRQLAKDTDPVGLQAVSGVMASVVLLPALLVGQNMGIEPLTLVMPDVMTSWLMLAIGLLGTLAHLLMTWSLRYAPSATLAPMQYLEIPVATVIGWLIFSDLPNGLASVGICITIAAGLYIILRERATARAELNETPA from the coding sequence ATGTCGCATGATCGCCCCGTTCTGGGTATCCTTTTGATGTTGGGATTTTGTGTCGTCGCCCCCATGGGCGACGCCGTGGCCAAACTTTTGAGTGGTGCAATTCCGCTGGGAGAACTGTTGTTGGTCCGCTTTGCCGTGCAGGCGGCGGTCCTGATCCCGCTGGTGATCGTGACGCGGCGCCCCTGGCGCATCCGCGGGCGGCTTTTGCGCCTGACGGCCCTGCGCACGGTTCTGCATATCGTGGGCATCGGCGCGATGTTCACGGCGCTGCAATACCTGCCGCTGGCGGATGCTGTAGCGATTGCCTTTGTCATGCCCTTCATCATGCTGCTTCTGGGCAAATATGTCCTGGACGAAGAGGTCGGCGCGCGCCGCCTGGGGGCTTGCATCGTTGGCTTCATCGGCACTCTTCTGGTGATCCAGCCCAGCTTTGTCGAGGTCGGCTGGCCCGCGCTGCTGCCCCTGGTGGTGGCCATCGTCTTCTCGCTCTTCATGCTGGTGACCCGACAATTGGCAAAGGATACCGACCCTGTGGGCCTGCAGGCGGTTTCCGGAGTGATGGCTTCGGTAGTGCTGCTGCCCGCTCTGCTGGTCGGTCAGAACATGGGTATCGAGCCGCTGACGCTGGTGATGCCCGACGTCATGACCAGTTGGTTGATGCTGGCGATCGGGCTTCTGGGCACGCTGGCGCATCTGCTGATGACCTGGTCGCTGCGCTATGCGCCCTCGGCCACATTGGCGCCGATGCAGTATCTGGAAATTCCTGTGGCCACGGTCATTGGCTGGCTGATTTTCAGCGATCTGCCCAATGGTCTGGCCAGCGTTGGCATCTGCATCACGATTGCAGCCGGCCTTTACATCATCCTGCGTGAGCGGGCCACGGCACGTGCCGAGTTGAACGAAACGCCTGCATGA
- a CDS encoding L-serine ammonia-lyase → MFLSVFDMFKVGVGPSSSHTMGPMVAAARFLDLMRASPFEFHGLRGSLHGSLAFTGVGHATDRATILGLAGFLPDSYDHDKAEAALAAIAETHRASPEGLPELHFDPKTDLIFDYDNTLPGHANGMALMATDAQGDVILRQVYYSIGGGFVLTEEELAEGKATDEGDPVPYPFKSAAEMLEMANASGKSIAEMKRENEISRGCAVSFAKGTARIWEVMNGCIERGLVTDGILPGGLSVRRRAKGIHDALQAERGMNLNAPHTINDWMSVYAMAVNEENAAGGQVVTAPTNGASGTLPAVIRYYLDHVPGASESHIEDFLLTAAAIGGLVKFNASISGAEAGCQAEVGSAAAMAAAGLCAVMGGTPQQVENAAEIALEHHLGMTCDPVKGLVQVPCIERNGLAAIKAVSAASLALRGDGQHFVPLDACIETMRQTGHDMHEKYKETSLGGLAVNVPNC, encoded by the coding sequence ATGTTTCTCTCTGTCTTCGACATGTTCAAAGTGGGCGTTGGCCCGTCATCCTCTCATACCATGGGTCCGATGGTGGCCGCAGCGCGGTTTCTGGACCTGATGCGCGCCTCGCCGTTTGAATTCCACGGTCTGCGCGGCTCGCTGCACGGCTCGCTGGCCTTTACCGGCGTGGGTCACGCCACCGACCGCGCCACCATTCTGGGTCTCGCCGGGTTCCTGCCCGACAGCTATGACCACGACAAGGCCGAAGCCGCCCTTGCCGCGATTGCCGAGACGCACAGGGCGTCGCCCGAGGGTTTGCCCGAGCTGCACTTTGACCCAAAGACCGATCTGATCTTTGACTACGACAACACCCTGCCCGGCCACGCCAACGGCATGGCCCTGATGGCGACAGACGCGCAGGGCGACGTGATCCTGCGGCAGGTCTATTATTCCATCGGTGGCGGCTTTGTCCTGACCGAAGAGGAACTGGCCGAGGGCAAGGCCACGGACGAAGGCGATCCGGTTCCCTACCCGTTCAAATCCGCCGCCGAGATGCTGGAAATGGCCAATGCCAGCGGCAAGTCCATTGCCGAGATGAAACGCGAGAACGAGATTTCACGCGGTTGCGCCGTGAGCTTCGCCAAGGGCACCGCCCGCATCTGGGAGGTCATGAACGGCTGCATCGAGCGTGGGCTGGTCACCGACGGGATCCTGCCCGGCGGGTTGAGCGTGCGCCGTCGCGCCAAGGGCATCCATGATGCGTTGCAGGCCGAACGGGGCATGAACCTGAACGCACCGCACACCATCAACGACTGGATGAGCGTCTACGCCATGGCGGTGAACGAGGAAAACGCCGCCGGTGGTCAGGTCGTCACCGCGCCCACCAATGGCGCGTCAGGCACCCTGCCCGCTGTGATCCGCTATTACCTCGACCACGTGCCCGGCGCGTCTGAGTCCCACATCGAGGATTTCCTGCTCACCGCTGCCGCCATCGGTGGGCTGGTCAAGTTCAACGCCTCGATCTCTGGCGCCGAGGCCGGATGCCAGGCCGAGGTCGGCAGTGCTGCTGCGATGGCGGCGGCTGGCCTGTGTGCCGTGATGGGCGGAACACCGCAGCAAGTGGAAAACGCCGCCGAGATTGCGCTGGAACATCATCTGGGCATGACCTGCGATCCGGTCAAAGGGCTGGTGCAGGTCCCATGCATCGAACGCAACGGACTGGCCGCAATCAAGGCGGTCTCGGCCGCCTCGCTTGCCTTGCGGGGCGACGGGCAGCATTTCGTGCCGCTTGATGCCTGTATCGAGACCATGCGTCAGACCGGCCATGACATGCACGAAAAGTACAAGGAAACCTCGCTTGGTGGTTTGGCCGTCAACGTTCCAAACTGCTGA
- a CDS encoding glutathione S-transferase family protein yields the protein MTQDLRLHYAPDNASLVIRLALLEMGVPFDSVLVDRKSRAQDSAAYRALNPNGLIPVLETPQRPLFETAAILLWLVETYEQLKPADVERGAFLKWLFFASNTLHADLRILFYAEKYIDASQAETLRAGIRPRLRQHLGLLDAIAQQSPSWFSADTPSVMTYYVACMMRWMALYPAGSDRSWYNISDTPYLQRILQALETRPAVRAAVQAEGLGATPFTSPTYANPPEGSAQ from the coding sequence ATGACACAGGACCTGCGCCTTCATTACGCCCCTGACAACGCCTCGCTGGTGATCCGGCTGGCGTTGCTTGAGATGGGTGTGCCGTTTGATTCCGTGCTGGTGGATCGCAAATCCCGCGCACAGGACAGCGCAGCTTATCGCGCCCTCAATCCCAACGGGTTGATCCCGGTTCTGGAAACGCCGCAGAGGCCACTGTTTGAGACCGCCGCGATCCTGTTGTGGCTGGTCGAAACATACGAGCAGCTGAAACCCGCAGACGTAGAGCGTGGCGCGTTCCTCAAATGGCTGTTCTTTGCCTCGAACACGTTGCATGCCGATTTGCGCATCCTGTTCTACGCGGAAAAATACATCGACGCGTCCCAGGCCGAGACCCTGCGCGCAGGCATTCGCCCGCGTCTGCGGCAGCACCTTGGTCTGCTGGATGCGATCGCCCAACAGTCGCCGTCCTGGTTCAGCGCGGACACGCCGTCGGTGATGACCTATTATGTTGCCTGCATGATGCGGTGGATGGCGCTCTACCCTGCGGGCAGCGACCGCAGCTGGTACAACATCAGCGACACACCCTATTTGCAACGGATCCTGCAAGCGCTAGAAACCCGCCCCGCCGTACGCGCCGCCGTTCAGGCCGAAGGTCTGGGCGCTACACCGTTCACGTCACCCACCTATGCCAATCCTCCAGAAGGCTCAGCTCAGTAA